The window GCCCAACGGCACCCCTGCTGCCGAGTATTTTAACCTGAAGGACGACTATCTCTTTGAAATAGGCCTGACCCCCAACCGTTCTGATGCCGCCTCGCACATAGGTGTGGCGCGTGATTTAAGAGCGCTGCTGAACCGCTCTGTGCAGTGGCCCGATGTATCAGGTTTTGCCGTAGATAACCACAAGCGCAACATTGAGGTAGAGGTACAAAACCCCGAAGCATGCCCCCGCTACTCCGGTATCACCATAAGCGGTGTAAAAGTACAGGAATCGCCCGAGTGGCTGAAGGAACGCCTGCAAAGCATAGGGCTGGAGCCCATTAACAATGTAGTTGATGTAACCAACTTTGTGCTGCACGAGCTGGGCCAGCCCCTGCATGCCTTCGATGCCGATAAAATACGCGGCGGCAAAGTGGTGGTGCGTTACCTGGCGGCCGGCACCGTATTCCGCACCCTCGATCAGAAAGACCGTAAGCTGCAGGAGCAGGACCTGATGATCTGCGATGCCGAAGGTGGTATGTGCATTGGTGGTGTATTTGGCGGCATGGAAAGCGGCATTACCGGGAGCACGCAAAGTGTGTTCCTGGAAAGTGCTTATTTCTCGCCGGACTGGATCAGGCGTACGGCACAGTACCACGCCCTAAAAACAGATGCCTCTTTCCGTTTTGAGCGTGGCACCGACCCTAATGTCACAGTATATGCCCTGAAGCGGGCAGCCCTGCTTATTAAAGAAGTAACCGGCGGCGAAATAAGCTCTGATATTGCTGATTTTTACCCGCAGCCTGTGGAAGATTTTAGGATAGCAGTACGCTGGAAAAAACTGCACGAGCTTATTGGCCACCCCATTCCGGAAGCTGAGGTGAGAACCATCCTCTATAACCTGGATATACAGCTGCAGGACGAAACTGCAGAAGGCTTTACCGCCACAGTGCCTCCTTACCGTGTAGATGTGCAACGCCCTGCCGACATTGTGGAAGAGGTGCTGCGCATTTACGGCCTCGACAACATACCAATGCCGGCCGGCCTTAGCAGCAGCTACCTGGCTGAATTCCCGAAAACGGACGAGAATATTCTGCGCCAGGAAGCTTCTGCCCTGCTGGCAGCCAACGGCTACCTGGAGGTTATGACCAACTCCCTTACCAGTCCTGAATTTGCCCGCAAAAGCGATTTCCTGGAAGAAGAGAAAAATGTAGAAATTCTTAACAAGCTAAGCGAAGACCTGGGGGTAATGCGCCAGACGCTGCTCTATAGCGGACTGGAGGTAATAGCGCACAATATTAACCACCGGCAGCGCGATCTGAAGCTGTTTGAATTTGGAAAAACCTATCAGAAAATTAATAACAAATACCAGGAGCACAAGTATGTGGGAATGTGGATAACCGGACATGCCGAAGGGGAGCATTACCTGCAGGAAGCCCGCCCTGTGGCCTACCACGACCTGCGCCTGGCTATTGAGCTGTTACTCAACCGTTTCGGAATAAATGATATTTATCCACAAGTTATTCACGAGCGAGAATTTGCCTACGGGCTGGAAATTGTGTATAATGGTAGGAAAATTGGTGGGGCTTTTGCCAAACAACCTCTTGTACGCCTTGGTAAGGTAAAACCAGCACTGGCAACACTTGCCGGAGTAAAGCAGGAGGTGTTTTGGGCAGAAGTAAACTGGGTTCTGCTGCTGCAGCTCTCGGGCATACAGGAAACGGTGTACAAACCGGTTTCCCGCTTTCCGGAAGTAAGGCGCGACCTCTCGCTTGTGCTGGATAAAGGGGCTACCTTTAACCAGATTCAGGAGATTACCCGCAAGGCCGAAAGTACACTGATTAAGCGCATTAGTGTTTTTGATGTGTACGAAGGAGACAAAATAGAGGCAGGCAAAAAGGCTTATGCCTTAAGTTTTATACTTCAGGACGAAGACAAAACACTGACCGATAAGGTGATAGATAAAACAATGCAGCGGCTAATGGCTGCTTTTGAAAAAGAACTTGGTGCTTATATTCGAAAATAGCAACGCATGGAGCGGGAGACACTGGAGAAAAAATTAGCCACCCTGGAGCGAAAGCTAAGGCTGCTGCTCAATGAGCACCAAAACCTGCAGCTGGAAGTAAGCCGTCTTCAGGAAGAGAACGGTGAGATGAAAAAAATTCTCAGGGCTAAAGACGAACAGGTTGAAGGATTCAAAAACAAAGTAACTATAAATAAAATTGCGAGTTCAGTAACAGCCGACGAAGGCGAATCTGCTGAGATAAAGCAAAAACTAAGCGAGTATATCAAGAAAATAGATTTGTGCATCGCGCACTTGAGCGAATAGTTCTAAATCAGGATTATGGGAGAACTTTCGATAAGGATAAAAATAGGCGACCGGGAATACCCTATGAAGGTAAGTGCCGCCGAAGAAGAGAAGGTACGCAGGGCCGGAAAGCTCATCAATGAAAAGATGCGTGAGTACACTGCCCGTTTTGGCCTTCATGACAAGCAGGACCTGCTTGCCATGGTTGCGTTTGATTGTATCGTGGAGCGTTTTGAAACAGAATCGAAAACAGGCTCTGCAGACGACGAGACCATTAGCAACAAGCTTGACCATTTAAACAGTCTGCTAAGCCAGGTATTGTAGCACCCTATTATTCCTTTATCAGAAGAATACCAGTACATCCACTAGCTTATTTATTGCCTCACTCCAGGTTCACTAACAGGGGCTGTTAAAATTATAAACCCCCATAAATAATTTTAACAAATACCACAATGGAGTACATATACGTCCTGCTAACGGCCATTATTGCGCTGGTAGCAGGGATCTTTATCGGGCGCATGCTCTTGCAGCGCATATACCAGCAACAGGAAAGCGAAGCCCGCGAAAAAGCGGCGTTAATCGTTAAGGAAGCTGAAACCAAGAGTGAAAGCATCATGAAAGAACGGATGCTGCAGTCTAAGGAAAAGTACCTCAACCTGAAAACTGAGTTTGAGAAAGAAGTAAACAAGAAGAAGACAATTCTTACCCAGAACGAAGCAAAGCTTAAACAACGCGAGCAGCAAATAAAACAGCAGCAGGAAAAAGTAAGCCGCCGCGAAGCAGAGCTTGAAAAACTTAAAACTGATTTAGACGAACAGACCGAGCTGGCCAAACGCCGCCGCGAGGAAGCTGAAAAGCTGAAAGAGCAGCAGATCTCCATCCTGGAAAAAGCTGCCAACCTAACAGCCGAAGATGCCCGTAATCAGCTCATCAGCACCCTGGAGGAAGAAGCCCGCACCAAAGCTTCTGCCAACATCAAAGATATTATTGAAGAGGCCAAGCTTACTGCTACCAAAGAAGCTAAAAAGGTAGTACTGGAAACCATTCAGCGTACTGCTACCGAGCATGCAATTGAAAACTGCGTAAGCGTATTCAACATCGAAAGTGACGATATTAAAGGCAAGATCATTGGCCGTGAGGGTCGTAACATACGCGCCCTTGAGGCTGCCACCGGTGTGGAGATCATTGTGGACGATACTCCGGAAGCAATCATCATCAGTGGATTTGACCCCGTGCGCCGTGAAATAGCCCGCCTCTCGCTGCACCGCCTGGTGCAGGATGGCCGTATTCACCCTGCGCGTATCGAAGAGGTGGTAGCCAAAACCACCAAGAATATTGAAGATGAGATCATAGAAATTGGCGAGCGTACTGCAATCGATTTGGGTGTGCATGGACTGCACCCGGAACTGATTAAAATGGTAGGCCGCATGCGTTTCCGCTCCAGCTACGGCCAAAACCTGCTGCAGCACAGCCGCGAGGCAGCCAAGCTTTGCGCCACCATGGCCGCCGAGTTAGGGCTTAATGCTAAGCTTGCCAAACGCGCAGGCCTGCTGCACGATATTGGCAAGGTATGGCCGGAGGAGCCAGAGCTGCCGCACGCGATCCTTGGCATGCAGCTGGCAGAGAAATACAAGGAGAATCCGGAGGTATGCAATGCCATTGGTGCTCACCACGATGAGATTGAGATGACTTCCATGCTATCTCCCATTGTGCAGGCATGCGATGCGATCAGTGGCTCACGCCCCGGCGCCCGCCGCGAGGTAATGGAAAGCTACATACAGCGTTTGCGCGATCTGGAGACCCTGGCCCTTAACTTTGATGGCGTGCAGAAGTGCTACGCCATACAGGCCGGACGTGAGTTGCGGGTAATGGTAGATGCTGAAAATGTATCGGATGAAGTGGCCAGCAGGCTGTCTTTCGATATCTCACAGAAGATTGAGCAGGACATGCAGTATCCGGGCCAGATCAAAATTACCGTAATCCGCGAAATGCGCTCTGTAGCCTACGCGAAGTAATTGATTCTACAGCAACAGCTTTAAAAATAGAGCGCAGCTCCCAAGGGCTGCGCTTTTTCTTTGAACGCCTGTTACTGGCCAGGGCGCTTCCTGAAACACTAGTTGCTGTTCACCATTTTCCTGATCTTCCACCATAGCTTTTCCGGGAATGTCTGCTGTTTGATATGCACCGCAACCATGCCTGCAGTTACTGTTACGGTACCACGAATGTCTTGTGCCATGGCACATACAGAAGGTGCCATTTCTACAATCAGCACTTCTTTCCAGCTGCTTTTTACAAGCGTTAGGGAGTCGTAGCCCAGGCTCTCAAATTTCAGCGCATTTACAGATATGAGGTCCTGATAAAGCAATTCGAAATCACCCTGCTGGTCTGTGACTGCCAGGGTATTCGCTCCATCTGACACCACCACACCCGCCATAGGGATTCCTGTTTCAGCATCCAGCACACTCCCTTTCAGTTTACTGATCAGCGACTCTCCGGGTTTGATGCGCTCCAGCCTGAGTAACTGCTGCCCTGAATCAGTAGTTTTATGCGGATGTTGCTGCGTAAGCGGTTTTGTCTGCTGTGAAAATGCCAGCCCTGGCACCCCTATTCCGACCATTGCTGCTATTAACCACTTTTTCCAGACAGGGACAGCTGCTACATAACCATATGGCTGTTCCAGCTGTACTTCTCTAAAGCGGCCACATACCGGCTCTTTTGGCCTATTAAAGAATTCCCTGATCTCCCGATCAGACATGGCAGTGAAATCCACCACCTCTTTCCGGCAGCTGCTGCAATAAGCACCCTTGCCTGTAGGGGTCATGTTATTCCATTCTTCGGAACAGGGCCGGGGTATGCTTAGCTGAAATTCTTTCATAGTAAAAGATACACACTTTTGAACAAAAAAGCGCAGCCCCTTTCAGAGCTGCGCTTTGGTTATAGTGGAACGAGTTTAATTCTTGATCTCCAGGATCGTGAATTCTACCCTGCGGTTGCGGCTGCGGCCTTCTTCCGTTTTATTATCGGCTTCCGGCTTGGTGCTGCCATAACCTCTGGAGGTTAAGCGATCGGATGCAATACCCTTACCGGTAATGTATTTTGCCACTGCACCTGCACGGTCGGCAGAAAGCTTGTTGTTGAGTGCAGCGGTACCTTTGTTATCGGTATGGCCTGCAATTTCTATTTTCATATTGGGATTTTCCTGCAGAAAAGTAACCACCCTGTCCAGCTCTGTGAAAGACTCCGGCTTAAGGGTAGATTTCGCATTCTCAAAGAAAACATTGTTCAGGCGGATAGACTGGCCAACCTCTACCGGCGCCAGGTACAGGTCTTTGTAAACTTTTATCTGCTTTTCTTCCTGCGAGAGATCAATCGTTTCGGTAATAGGATAGTAACCCTCTGCCTTGGCACTTAGGGAATAGGTATTTCCCAGCGCAAGCGGTACAGCATAAGTGCCCAGTGTATCAATAATTGTCAGCTGCAGGGTATCGTTGAGCATCACCTGAACAGGAACACCAGCCGGGAAGGTTTTACCGGTTTTACGGTCCAGCAGGCGGCCCTGCACCGTGGCAGTGTTTACTTTGCTGGCGTAAAGATCTCTGCTGATTACCTGGTATGCCTTTACCTTATCCAGCAGCAGGGGCTGTTCTTCCGTTTTGTGACCTTTTGCCTGCACCTGCAGCTTGTAATTTTGACCATAAGGTACCCATAGGGCATATTCTCCTGTTTTGGCATTCACCACCAGCGAATCCGGCTCTTTGCCATTCACCATGATGCGTGCATTAGCTTCTGCCGGGAATGGTGCAAGCGTACTGCGCTCAAGTAATTTTCCCTGCACTTTAACCACTGTCCAGGGAGTGAAGTAAAGGTCAAGTTTGGTTTCTGTATATTCATACAGACTATCGGCTTCTACAGTTACCGGATCGGCATCGTAATTCGCCAGCTGCGGCTTAAGCTGATATTTTTTTCCCAGCGGCAGCTTCATGGTGTAGGTACCATCTTCATTTACCATCAGCGAATTCTCCAGGGAATCATTTGCGTAAAGGGTAACACCAGAAAGATTGGTAATGGGCAGATTGGTCTTTTTGTTGATCACCTGACCGGATACCACGATAAAGGGGTTTTCTTCAAACAGCTTGATGGTGTAAAGATCAGGATTGGAATTTTTATCGGCTCTTGCCGAGTACCATGCCTGACTTCCTTTTATATTAGTGCGGAAGTAAGATTCCCAGTTAGCAGAGTTAATGCTGCTTAGCGGCTGTGGCTCCGACCATTTGCGCCAGCTTTCGTCCAGGCGCTCTGCCACCCACACATCAAAGTTGCCAGACTTATTGCTGCTGTAATAGAGCTTTTGTCCATCGGCCGAAGCAAAAGGGGCATGCTGGGCACTTCCCTGCTTGATCTTTATCTTTTTAGGTCTTCCATAATGGCCCGGCTCTTTCTCACGACTTACATACAGCCTGCTTTTTTTGCCGTTGTACTTCCTCGAGAAGCTCATAAGGATGTGTCTGCCATCGGGTGTCAGGTAAGCAGTGGTATACAGGCCCCTGTTCTTTCTATGGAATTTAGAGAGCGACAAAGTTTTAGGTGTTTCCCACTCTCCTGCTGAAGTGCGGCGTACGAGGGAGAAACCACGCTTCTTCCAGAAATCGCCGTCCTTGTTGTAGCGGCCCTGAATCAGTACGGCAGAACCATCCTGTGTAAAGGCCCATACAGCATTGTAGCGGCCAATATTAAGCTCTGGAACACGAACTGCCTCAGACCAGGTGCCATCTTCGCCACGTTTGCTGTACCATACATCTTCACTGTCTTTTGCACCGAAGCCATTCTGAGGGTGGTTAGCTCTTACAAAGAACAACTCATTCCCATCTGGCGACAGCACCGGGTTTAATTCCGCATAGACACTATTGATGGCTTCTCCGACCTTTTGAGGTGCAAAGTTTGCCTGGGCATGCGCAGCTCCGCTGATGGACAACAGCAGGAGTACTGTGCTATATAAATGCTTAAAAGAGAAATTCATGGATTAATAAGGAAGCTTAGTAGGTTTTTTGATTGTTCCGAATACCAGGTTCAAACCGGCCCTTACGTTTACATTTTTGGCATTTTTATAATCGATGCCCCCCAGCACGTTGTCGCTTACCACGTACAGCTGGAATGGTGTGAGCCGGAAGCTAAACCCGGCACCTACGTTTGAGTAAGAACCATTAATGGCAGTATAGCTAAGGGAGGTTCCTAACCTGCGACCCCATTCTTTATTGATGGCTGCCGTAAATCCCGGCAAAAATCTGCCTTTGTACATCTGGCTGAAAAAGATACCGGAAGCATGTACACTGCGGTGAAGCTCATAAGTGATGTTTAAGTAGCTTTTAACAGGCAAACCCGTGCGGTAGCTGCCTATAGCCTTATCCTGTGGTTCAAAATATTTGGCTACACTATCGGCAAATGCCTCGGCCCTGTAGTTATCTTCATTCAGGCTTCCCTCATCAAGATTCTGAAAAGTAGTACTTGCTCTTTTTATGCTGTACTCGCGGGCACCGTTCTTCCAGTTAATGGTGCCAAGATCCAGAATACCCAAACCAAGCTGCATTTTATCTGTAAGCTGGTAGGTAGCACCAAGATCTGCCGCCCAACCGCTATTGCCTCCAATAAGATCCATTATATCACTGTAACTAGTGATTTCTTCATACTTTTCTGACTCGTCATCTTCTGCTTCTAAGTCATAACCTGCCGTATAAGCAAGCATACTACCTTCCAGCTGCAGCAAACCTTCAGATGGTCTGGATTTTAGGGTCATATCCAAATGTTCGGTATGCACATTCGCAAGGCCGGTTAACCTTTTGATATTAGCCCCTACTGTAAGCTTTTGGTTCACTACATAAGATGCTCCAAAGGAATTTTCCAGATAACCCATTGCCTGCACCGAAGGCGCAAGTGTTATAGAATTGCTCGTCTTTAAGAATTGTTCATCTGCCAGCAAAGCCAACCCCCGTGGCAGCATTATCTGCGATACTACTTTAGTACTTAAGCGGTAACGCAGGTATAAACGTGCATTTGCACGAACTCCCACAGATAAAAGATCTACCTGGGCACCTCCCGTAAACCAGTTCTGATCCTTCATCTTTGCCCGTAAATCCAGCAAAGATCTTCCTGAAAAGTCATCTTCGAGTTTCAGCTCCTCAACCTGCTGATAGGAAAGGCTATTACTGCCTCCATAGCCTGCTACTGATGAAATTCCCGGCAGGCCCAGATAAAAGGTTTGGGTAGGCACAAAGGCCGGATTGGTATAGCCTGCCTGTGGCAGGCTTCGCATGGTACTTAGGGTTGTTTCCTGCTGCGCACTCGCCCAACCCATTGCGCTTAGGCACAAGGTAAGAACTAAGTAAAATTGTTTCATTTAAACATTTGGGGTGATTAATGATGAAGCGCCAGAAGCTTGTAACTCATGCTGTTAAAATCCCTACGCCCACTAATCCACAAAGGTATTGAGTGTTATATAAGCAGCCTGAGTAATTACAGGAGAAAAATTACATAGAATAAATAAATAAACTTGCTGCCAAAGAAGCAGGTTTATCGCAGGTATTTAACAGCCGGAAAATTGATCTGTCTATAAACCACTGCTGCTGCTGCTCCTAAAGGCTATCACCAGGCAACAAACTGAAATTGAGGCTAATGTATAAGAAATTTCACTCTCGAATGGAACACATTCATAGTGTTTTTCGTACAAATAATTCATCAAATCTTACATTAAAATTACATTTCATCCCGCGCCTGAAGCATAAAAAAAAGCCTGTCCTTTTGCGGGACAGGCTTCTGTATAAGTTACAGTTTGCTTAGGCAGTAATACCAGCTTCTTTCAATGCTTTTGCAGTTGCAGCGCCAATTTCGGCTGGAGATTCCACAACAGTAATACCGTTTTCACGTAAGATTTTCATTTTTGCAGCTGCAGTATCGTCGGCACCGCCAATGATAGCACCTGCATGGCCCATACGGCGGCCGGGAGGCGCTGTCTGGCCTGCAATAAAGCCAACTACAGGCTTTTGATTACCGTTTTCCCTGATCCAGCGGGCAGCAACAGCCTCATAATTACCCCCGATCTCACCAATCATTACAATGGCATCGGTCTCTGGGTCGTTCATGAGCAGCTCTACGGCATCTTTGGTAGGCGTACCAATAATCGGGTCGCCGCCAATACCAATGGCAGTAGAGATACCAAGGCCGGCTTTTACAATCTGGTCGGCTGCTTCGTAAGTAAGAGTACCGGATTTAGAAACGATGCCTACACGTCCGGACTTAAATACAAAACCAGGCATGATACCAACCTTAGCCTCACCAGGCGTAATAACACCAGGGCAGTTCGGACCTATCAGTCGTACCTCTTTACCTTTCAGGTATTCTTTGGCAATCATCATATCTTTTACCGGGATACCCTCAGTAATGGCAATGATCACTTTGATTCCGGCATCGGCAGCCTCCATAATAGCATCAGCAGCGAAAGCCGGTGGTACAAAAATAATAGAAACATCGGCGCCGGTAGTTTCAACAGCCTCTGCAACAGAATTGAATACCGGCCTATCCAGGTGCGTCTGGCCACCTTTGCCAGGGGTAACGCCACCTACTACGTTTGTGCCGTATTCAATCATCTGGCCGGCATGGAAAGTACCTTCAGAGCCTGTAAAGCCCTGTACGATCACTTTCGAGTTTTTATTTACCAAAACACTCATTAGCGGAAGTTTTTCGTTTGCACAAAATTAAAAAAAAGGGCGGGTTTATCAAGGCAAAACTCTTTACACCACCATCCCTGTCCTATTAGTACACTTCCGTGCCCTTAAAGTTTTTATTCCTGGGTCAGGAAAGCGTAATTTGCCAATAAAAAGTAGTTTCTTCTGAATGAAACAGCCTCTAGCCAGCATCATCATTGCTATCTATAATAAATTTGAATTCCTGGAGCGGGTACTGGCCGGCCTGGAAACCCAGACCATCAAGGACTTTGAGGTGATTCTGGCCGATGATGGCTCCAGTCAGGACACCATTGCCGCCATTGAAAAATACAGGCAGGGCAGCACACTCACCATTAAACATCTCTGGCACGAAGATGTGGGCTTTCGCAAAACTATTATGCTCAACAGGGCAGTGTTGGCCGCCGAAAGTAACTACCTTATTTTTGTAGATGGCGACTGTGTACCCCATCCCCATTACATTGAGGCGCACCTCCGGCACCGCCAGGCAGGAGTGGTACTCTCGGGCAGGCGCGTAAACCTTTCAGAGCAACTTACGGGCTGGCTAACGGCAGAACGCATAAGAGCAGGTGCCATTGGTGCTGCTTTTACACTCCGCACTTTTATGGACAGTATAACTGGTAAAACACGCGATGCCGAAAAAGGGATTTACCTGTCGAATAAAGCCTTTGAGGCTTTGTTCCCTCAAAAATTTAAGGGTTTGTTAGGGTGTAACTTTAGCCTTTACAAAGAGGACCTGCTGGATATCAATGGCTTTGATGAGCGCTATCTAGCTCCTGCCGTTGGAGAGGATACCGACCCTGAATTGCGCCTGCGCTGGGCGGGCAAAGGCTTTAGGAGTGTAAAAAACTATGCTATTCAGTACCATCTCTACCATCGCAAGCTGCAAAGGCCATCGGTTAATGCAGATATACTGGCACAGGTAAAAGAAGATAAGGTCGCCTTTACCCCCTTTGGTATTAAGAAAGCCGCTAAGTCTTAGCACCCCTGCTATCACTGACCGGTGGGTACCTGGTCCACTTGTATGCCAATCTCCGCCTCTGGCGGATGCGCCTCCTGTGGAGGCGGTGCAGATTGAATGAGGTATTTAAGCCATTCACCGAATAGCTCTTTTTATCTGCTTATGCTCTTAATAACGTCCAGGAAACGTCACAATAGCTGATGATAGTTGATTTGACTTTAGTAGCCAGTCTTTTATTAAACTTTCTGTGATAGAACTGATGCTTACTTCGAACCTCCTCCCGTATGTCTGAATCTGCAGGGGCGGCGCTTTGATTAGAAATCGCCAAATCGGGCCACTCCATACAGGTAATCCTGTACCCTTTATTCAGATAAAACTGACTTAAACCAATTTCTCCTTTTATAATGAGCTGCGACCTGTCTGTTTCTTTAGCACCTGGAAAACCATGTTTCAACATTCTTAAAAAGGATATATTCGTTAAAAAGGAATAGGTCTGAATATGCGGAAGATCGCCCTTCAACCCCCTGCTGGGATGATCCAGGAAATTTATTGTGCTACCGCAAAGAGCTATACCATCGAACCTTTCAAATTGCTGTATAAAATCTTTGTACCAGTTATCCAGGCATGGCCCATACCCACTTCGATTCTGAAAAAAAACATAATCCTTAGGACCAGCGAGCCGGTTTACCTTTTGAAACAGGCAATCATAGGAGCTCATGTCACGTCCCAGATTATCTTTAAAAAAAATCTCTTCCAGGACAATTTCAGGATGATCTTTGAAAAGGTTCTTAACAGTGCTGATAAAAATTTTATCGAAGGCATTCATCTTATTTACTTCACTGATCGCAATAAAAAGCACCACTTCCGCAAGACCAGTACTTTTATTTTTGATCTGGGTTAGGTTGATGATGTCTTTTCGGTATAAGCGTTTATCATTTGCCGTCGCATAACAATAAAAAAACTTTTGTTTCATCCGTTTGTAATTTTTTAATAGCAGCCGCTTTTGAGTAAAGCAATAACAGGTGGCCTGGCACAAGTACTTCTCGCTGTCTGCACCTTTATTTTATTGTTAAAGCTTCACTTATTCCCCCCTCTACTTCCTCAGGCATCGTAACCCAATTTATTAAATAATTGCTTTGCCAATAGTTGCGGCATGCGCAAAAAGAAAGAAGCCTTCTGCCAGTAATTTGGCAGAAGGCTTACAAAATAGATAATCTTTGCTAAGAATTAATAACGATAGTAGTCTGCTTTGAACGGACCCTCTACCGGTACACCAATATACTCGGCCTGATCTGGCGTAAGCTCTTCCAGCTCCACCCCGATTTTCTCCAGGTGCAGGGCAGCTACCTTCTCATCCAGGTGCTTAGGCAGGGTGTACACAGCATTTTCATACTGTCCGGTGTTGGTCCACAGCTCTATTTGCGCCAGCGTCTGGTTTGTAAAGGAGTTAGACATTACAAAACTTGGGTGGCCGGTAGCACAACCAAGATTTACCAGGCGGCCTTCGGCCAAAAGGATAATATCGTTACCCTCTACATTATAGATATCAACCTGAGGCTTCACGGTTATACGGGTGGTGCCGTAGTTCTTTTTCAGCCAGGCAACATCAATTTCATTATCAAAGTGGCCAATGTTACACACAATGGCTTTGTCTTTCATTTTCTTAAAATGCTCGCCCGTTACAATGTTTTTGTTACCAGTTGCAGTAACAACAATATCGGCACGGTGCACGGCATTTACCATTTTCTTCACCTCAAAGCCATCCATAGCAGCCTGCAGGGCGCAAATAGGGTCTATTTCGGTAACGATAACACGCACACCGGCGCCACGCAGAGAGGCGGCAGAACCTTTGCCTACATCGCCATAACCTGCTACAATGGCTACTTTACCGGCCATCATTACATCGGTAGCACGGCGAATGGCATCTACAAGCGATTCTTTACAGCCATACTTGTTATCGAATTTCGATTTGGTAACAGAGTCGTTGATGTTGATGGCAGGCAGTGGCAGAGTGCCTTTGCGCATGCGGTCGTACAGGCGAAGCACACCGGTGGTGGTTTCTTCAGAGATGCCACGGATGCCCTCTACCAGCTCAGGGTAACGATCCAATACCATATTGGTCAGGTCACCGCCATCGTCCAGGATCATGTTCAGTGGTTTGCCGCCTTCAAAGGCAAAAAGAGTCTGCTCAATACACCAGTCAAATTCTTCTTCGTTCTGGCCTTTCCAGGCAAATACCGGAATACCGGCTGCGGCAATGGCTGCGGCAGCGTGATCCTGGGTAGAAAAAATGTTGCAGCTGGACC of the Flammeovirgaceae bacterium 311 genome contains:
- a CDS encoding Sporulation domain-containing protein, whose translation is MRSLPQAGYTNPAFVPTQTFYLGLPGISSVAGYGGSNSLSYQQVEELKLEDDFSGRSLLDLRAKMKDQNWFTGGAQVDLLSVGVRANARLYLRYRLSTKVVSQIMLPRGLALLADEQFLKTSNSITLAPSVQAMGYLENSFGASYVVNQKLTVGANIKRLTGLANVHTEHLDMTLKSRPSEGLLQLEGSMLAYTAGYDLEAEDDESEKYEEITSYSDIMDLIGGNSGWAADLGATYQLTDKMQLGLGILDLGTINWKNGAREYSIKRASTTFQNLDEGSLNEDNYRAEAFADSVAKYFEPQDKAIGSYRTGLPVKSYLNITYELHRSVHASGIFFSQMYKGRFLPGFTAAINKEWGRRLGTSLSYTAINGSYSNVGAGFSFRLTPFQLYVVSDNVLGGIDYKNAKNVNVRAGLNLVFGTIKKPTKLPY
- a CDS encoding phosphodiesterase (COG1418 Predicted HD superfamily hydrolase), with amino-acid sequence MEYIYVLLTAIIALVAGIFIGRMLLQRIYQQQESEAREKAALIVKEAETKSESIMKERMLQSKEKYLNLKTEFEKEVNKKKTILTQNEAKLKQREQQIKQQQEKVSRREAELEKLKTDLDEQTELAKRRREEAEKLKEQQISILEKAANLTAEDARNQLISTLEEEARTKASANIKDIIEEAKLTATKEAKKVVLETIQRTATEHAIENCVSVFNIESDDIKGKIIGREGRNIRALEAATGVEIIVDDTPEAIIISGFDPVRREIARLSLHRLVQDGRIHPARIEEVVAKTTKNIEDEIIEIGERTAIDLGVHGLHPELIKMVGRMRFRSSYGQNLLQHSREAAKLCATMAAELGLNAKLAKRAGLLHDIGKVWPEEPELPHAILGMQLAEKYKENPEVCNAIGAHHDEIEMTSMLSPIVQACDAISGSRPGARREVMESYIQRLRDLETLALNFDGVQKCYAIQAGRELRVMVDAENVSDEVASRLSFDISQKIEQDMQYPGQIKITVIREMRSVAYAK
- a CDS encoding ompa/motb domain protein (COG2885 Outer membrane protein and related peptidoglycan-associated (lipo)proteins), producing the protein MNFSFKHLYSTVLLLLSISGAAHAQANFAPQKVGEAINSVYAELNPVLSPDGNELFFVRANHPQNGFGAKDSEDVWYSKRGEDGTWSEAVRVPELNIGRYNAVWAFTQDGSAVLIQGRYNKDGDFWKKRGFSLVRRTSAGEWETPKTLSLSKFHRKNRGLYTTAYLTPDGRHILMSFSRKYNGKKSRLYVSREKEPGHYGRPKKIKIKQGSAQHAPFASADGQKLYYSSNKSGNFDVWVAERLDESWRKWSEPQPLSSINSANWESYFRTNIKGSQAWYSARADKNSNPDLYTIKLFEENPFIVVSGQVINKKTNLPITNLSGVTLYANDSLENSLMVNEDGTYTMKLPLGKKYQLKPQLANYDADPVTVEADSLYEYTETKLDLYFTPWTVVKVQGKLLERSTLAPFPAEANARIMVNGKEPDSLVVNAKTGEYALWVPYGQNYKLQVQAKGHKTEEQPLLLDKVKAYQVISRDLYASKVNTATVQGRLLDRKTGKTFPAGVPVQVMLNDTLQLTIIDTLGTYAVPLALGNTYSLSAKAEGYYPITETIDLSQEEKQIKVYKDLYLAPVEVGQSIRLNNVFFENAKSTLKPESFTELDRVVTFLQENPNMKIEIAGHTDNKGTAALNNKLSADRAGAVAKYITGKGIASDRLTSRGYGSTKPEADNKTEEGRSRNRRVEFTILEIKN
- the pheT gene encoding phenylalanyl-tRNA ligase subunit beta (COG0073 EMAP domain), yielding MKISYNWLRQYIDIQESPEEIARLLTSSGLEVESVEKQEGVPGGLQGIVVGEVLTREQHPNADRLSLTTVDIGGGEVVPIVCGAANVAAGQKVVVATVGATLYPTAGEPFQIKKAKIRGEASEGMICAEDEIGLGTSHAGIMVLDTQLPNGTPAAEYFNLKDDYLFEIGLTPNRSDAASHIGVARDLRALLNRSVQWPDVSGFAVDNHKRNIEVEVQNPEACPRYSGITISGVKVQESPEWLKERLQSIGLEPINNVVDVTNFVLHELGQPLHAFDADKIRGGKVVVRYLAAGTVFRTLDQKDRKLQEQDLMICDAEGGMCIGGVFGGMESGITGSTQSVFLESAYFSPDWIRRTAQYHALKTDASFRFERGTDPNVTVYALKRAALLIKEVTGGEISSDIADFYPQPVEDFRIAVRWKKLHELIGHPIPEAEVRTILYNLDIQLQDETAEGFTATVPPYRVDVQRPADIVEEVLRIYGLDNIPMPAGLSSSYLAEFPKTDENILRQEASALLAANGYLEVMTNSLTSPEFARKSDFLEEEKNVEILNKLSEDLGVMRQTLLYSGLEVIAHNINHRQRDLKLFEFGKTYQKINNKYQEHKYVGMWITGHAEGEHYLQEARPVAYHDLRLAIELLLNRFGINDIYPQVIHEREFAYGLEIVYNGRKIGGAFAKQPLVRLGKVKPALATLAGVKQEVFWAEVNWVLLLQLSGIQETVYKPVSRFPEVRRDLSLVLDKGATFNQIQEITRKAESTLIKRISVFDVYEGDKIEAGKKAYALSFILQDEDKTLTDKVIDKTMQRLMAAFEKELGAYIRK